A section of the Mesorhizobium loti genome encodes:
- a CDS encoding SAM-dependent methyltransferase, producing the protein MNILLKRVLDRLVRTGNLKVTGPKGLTVIFGDGSGEPVHMHIKTRHAERAITFDPMLAVPEAYMDGELDILEGGVLGLMRIAFQNMGSGGIDATWSKAIEGLRHAFRRLQQINTASRSRRNVQRHYDLSGDLYRLFLDEDMQYSCAYFEQPDMTLDEAQAAKKRHIAAKLRLKAGQTVLDIGSGWGGLGLYLAKAFDVDVQGVTLSTEQHGVATDRAHAQGLENHVHFELKDYRELNERFDRIVSVGMFEHVGVNHFRTFFDKAATLLKPDGVMLLHTIGRSGVPWATSAFIRKYIFPGGYIPAMSEVLPAIEKSGLVVTDVEILRLHYADTLKHWSQRFAANRDKAKAIYDERFCRMWEFYLAASEAAFRWQDLVIFQFQIAKKNDTLPVTRDYMAKCEKALEMRDLGRREAAPAEKPTKPARRRKVAE; encoded by the coding sequence ATGAACATTCTGCTGAAGCGCGTTCTCGATCGCCTGGTTCGCACGGGCAATCTCAAGGTAACCGGACCCAAAGGCTTGACCGTCATCTTCGGCGACGGCAGCGGCGAGCCGGTGCACATGCACATCAAGACCCGGCACGCCGAACGGGCGATTACCTTCGACCCGATGCTGGCGGTGCCTGAAGCCTACATGGACGGTGAACTCGACATCCTCGAAGGCGGCGTGCTCGGCCTGATGCGCATTGCCTTCCAGAACATGGGCAGCGGCGGCATCGACGCGACATGGTCAAAAGCCATCGAGGGCCTGCGCCACGCCTTCCGCCGCCTGCAGCAGATCAACACCGCCTCGCGCTCGCGCCGCAACGTGCAGCGTCATTACGATCTGTCGGGCGACCTGTACCGGCTCTTCCTTGACGAGGACATGCAGTATTCCTGCGCCTATTTTGAGCAGCCGGACATGACGCTGGACGAGGCGCAGGCCGCCAAGAAGCGCCATATCGCCGCCAAGCTCAGGCTGAAAGCCGGCCAGACCGTGCTCGATATCGGCTCCGGCTGGGGCGGGCTCGGCCTCTATCTCGCCAAGGCCTTCGACGTCGACGTGCAGGGCGTGACGCTGTCGACCGAACAGCATGGCGTGGCCACCGACAGGGCGCATGCGCAAGGCCTGGAAAACCACGTCCATTTCGAGCTGAAGGACTATCGCGAACTCAACGAACGCTTCGACCGCATCGTTTCGGTCGGCATGTTCGAACATGTCGGCGTGAACCACTTCCGCACCTTCTTCGACAAGGCGGCAACGTTGCTGAAGCCCGATGGCGTCATGCTCCTGCACACGATCGGCCGCTCCGGCGTGCCGTGGGCCACCAGCGCCTTCATCCGCAAGTATATTTTCCCGGGCGGCTACATACCGGCTATGTCGGAGGTGCTGCCGGCGATCGAGAAGTCCGGCCTCGTGGTCACGGATGTCGAGATCCTGCGGCTCCATTATGCCGACACGCTGAAGCACTGGAGCCAGCGCTTCGCCGCCAATCGCGACAAGGCCAAGGCCATTTACGACGAACGCTTCTGCCGCATGTGGGAATTCTATCTGGCCGCTTCCGAAGCCGCCTTCCGCTGGCAGGACCTGGTCATCTTCCAGTTCCAGATCGCCAAGAAAAACGACACGCTGCCGGTGACCCGCGACTATATGGCAAAATGCGAAAAGGCACTGGAAATGCGCGACCTGGGCCGCCGCGAAGCGGCTCCTGCCGAGAAGCCCACCAAGCCCGCCCGGCGCCGCAAGGTGGCGGAGTAG
- a CDS encoding small ribosomal subunit Rsm22 family protein, producing MELPAPLRHAVDRILEKIPLPDLKQAAKTLSDRYRAELRDGRLHMAQDMAVKAYLATRLPATYAAVRASLDTLNAARPDFTPKTLLDVGAGPGTVLWATSALWPDLEQAVLLEASAAVRKVGEALAADAIAARTVWQAGDVTTDLADLRPADLVTCAYVLDEIVPASLPKLVDRLWQLTTDTLLIIEPGTPAGWQRILAVRAQLIAAGAHVLAPCPHEMPCPLSPPDWCHFSRRVARSRLHRLAKDADVPWEDEKFILVAASRQPAASHAARVLAPPKSGSGKVLLKLCREDGTAAEQLFTKRDGADFKLARRLDWGDRLEPGGT from the coding sequence GTGGAACTGCCGGCCCCTCTTCGACACGCCGTCGATCGCATCCTGGAAAAAATCCCGCTGCCGGACCTGAAGCAGGCGGCGAAAACACTCTCCGACCGCTACCGTGCAGAGCTGCGCGACGGCCGCCTGCACATGGCGCAGGACATGGCCGTCAAGGCCTATCTGGCGACGCGGCTGCCGGCGACCTATGCCGCGGTCCGCGCCAGCCTCGACACGCTGAACGCGGCCCGGCCGGATTTCACGCCGAAAACCCTGCTCGATGTCGGCGCCGGCCCTGGCACGGTGCTTTGGGCCACCAGCGCGCTCTGGCCCGATCTCGAACAGGCGGTTTTGCTGGAAGCGAGTGCGGCGGTGCGCAAGGTCGGCGAGGCGCTCGCCGCCGATGCCATCGCAGCCCGAACCGTCTGGCAGGCTGGCGACGTCACAACAGACCTGGCGGACCTTCGGCCGGCGGACCTCGTCACCTGCGCCTATGTGCTGGACGAGATCGTGCCGGCATCACTGCCCAAATTGGTCGACCGGCTATGGCAGTTGACGACGGACACGCTGCTGATCATCGAGCCGGGCACGCCTGCGGGCTGGCAGCGCATTCTGGCGGTGCGCGCACAACTGATCGCCGCCGGTGCGCATGTGCTGGCGCCTTGTCCGCATGAGATGCCCTGCCCGCTCAGCCCGCCCGACTGGTGCCATTTTTCGCGCCGCGTCGCCCGCTCGCGCCTGCACCGGCTGGCCAAGGACGCCGATGTGCCGTGGGAAGACGAGAAATTCATCCTTGTCGCCGCTTCGCGCCAACCGGCCGCCTCCCATGCCGCCCGGGTCCTCGCACCGCCGAAATCCGGATCTGGCAAGGTTCTGCTCAAGCTTTGCCGGGAAGACGGCACGGCCGCGGAGCAACTGTTCACCAAGCGTGACGGCGCGGACTTCAAGCTGGCCCGGCGGCTGGACTGGGGCGACAGGCTGGAACCAGGCGGCACGTGA
- a CDS encoding YnfA family protein, translating into MTYLLYAAAAVAEIAGCFSVWAWWRLEKSPLWLAPGFVSLLLFAWLLALVDTNAAGRAYAAYGGIYIVASLGWLWLVEGVRPDRWDLGGAALCIAGASVILLAPRGA; encoded by the coding sequence ATGACCTATCTCCTTTATGCCGCCGCGGCAGTGGCCGAGATCGCTGGCTGTTTTTCGGTGTGGGCCTGGTGGCGGCTGGAAAAATCGCCACTGTGGCTGGCGCCGGGCTTCGTCTCGCTGCTCCTGTTCGCCTGGCTTCTGGCGCTGGTCGACACCAATGCCGCCGGCCGCGCCTATGCCGCTTATGGCGGCATCTACATCGTCGCCTCGCTTGGCTGGCTGTGGCTGGTGGAGGGCGTGCGGCCCGACCGCTGGGATCTTGGTGGTGCCGCGCTCTGCATAGCCGGCGCTTCGGTCATCCTGCTCGCACCGCGAGGAGCCTAG
- the rplI gene encoding 50S ribosomal protein L9 produces the protein MEVILLERVSRLGQMGDTVKVKDGFARNFLLPQGKALRANEANKKKFEGQRAQLEARNLERKSEASQVAEKLDGKSFIAVRSAGETGQLYGSVSTRDIADLLTAEGFTVNRNQIQLNQPIKTIGLTNVAIALHPEVEVTITLNIARTADEAERQAKGETLTTAEAIYGDDINDNARPENFFDPNAEFDGGEDNA, from the coding sequence ATGGAAGTCATTCTTCTCGAACGCGTTTCCCGCCTCGGCCAGATGGGCGATACCGTCAAGGTCAAGGACGGCTTTGCCCGTAATTTCCTGCTGCCGCAGGGCAAGGCGCTGCGCGCCAACGAAGCCAACAAGAAGAAGTTCGAAGGCCAGCGCGCCCAGCTCGAAGCCCGCAATCTCGAGCGCAAGTCGGAAGCCAGCCAAGTCGCCGAAAAGCTCGACGGCAAGAGCTTCATCGCCGTTCGCTCGGCCGGCGAGACCGGTCAGCTCTACGGTTCGGTGTCGACGCGCGACATCGCGGATCTGCTGACGGCGGAAGGCTTCACGGTCAACCGCAACCAGATCCAGCTCAACCAGCCGATCAAGACCATCGGTCTCACCAATGTGGCGATCGCGCTGCACCCGGAAGTCGAAGTCACCATCACGCTCAACATCGCCCGCACGGCCGATGAGGCCGAACGTCAGGCCAAGGGCGAGACGCTGACCACCGCCGAAGCCATTTATGGCGACGACATCAACGACAATGCGCGGCCGGAAAACTTCTTCGATCCGAACGCCGAGTTCGACGGCGGCGAGGACAACGCCTGA